Part of the Zingiber officinale cultivar Zhangliang chromosome 6A, Zo_v1.1, whole genome shotgun sequence genome, gtattgagtcttgtagggcttctccgcccttggtagttaccataaaggagagttttattagtggagggtgtgtgtgtaggtgtggatcattggactagtcaactcttgtgaggtggatactaagtaaaccaaccttgttagcgttgtgtggtttgtttctgtattttccgctgcgcatctttgaagaaacaagcaatgccgAGCaatgagcacgcgacgagctattcacccccctcccctctagctacttttggtcctaacaacttTATCAACTCACAGAAATTTCATCAAATCACAAAATGAGGAGTCGAAAAGAATAGAGAAGTCCAATGCAGAATATAATGTTATCAAGTTGATAAATGACAAGAATCTTAATGAACTTCTGGAGAAAGATGTATATAGAAGTAAGGAGAAGAACAAAGGAGGACTACAAAAACTCAACTCCAATACTCTAGTAAGTGTCTATAGGCCATGTGTACCTTTCCCTCAATAGTTGATCACACCAACATTGGACAAGCAATTTGAATCTCTGTCACAAACTTAAAAACCCTAAATAtttcttttccacaaaggttagtgggggctAATAACGATAAAGATTTTGGCAAATTCTGTGATAATAATTTAGTTGAATGCAAATTTGTTGACGTACTTGAAAATGTAGATTTTTCTAATGATGATTGTGATGATGGAATTGATTATAAATTTTTAGACTTACCTATTGGGTTTAAAGGTTGTTAcaatgaaataaaattttttgatgATGAGTGTGTTGAGAATGATAATTTCAAAACTGTCAGTCAAGTTGTTGACTCTCTTGCTAATGATATTGatattgatatattctttgatgtATATGATGATGTTAATGTTTTAGAAGGAAGTGTAAGGAGTTGTATTGTGAAAGCAGTATCTTAAGAATCACTTTTTTTTTGTTCCCACAACCCCTTGATACTATGAGAGTGGCAAGAATTGAACAATttgtggataaaagtgtagggacttatacagaGATGATAGAACCCTAAGAATATCACTTTTAGTTGTACTACCACTTGAGCCAGAGCTAGGACCATTATTTGATCTAGAAGAAGACTCATCCGCTTGTTTAGAATTTTCAGGTACCTTTCAGCAATGCaaagttagtatttcttgtgatcttttaaaaaattttatagaggtatctGTAATTAATTTTGTTGGGTGTGATTCATTTTTTTATACATTATCTGTCAAATTCAAAATGATTATAGTTCTATCTTATATAACATGCCTGTGGGAGGTGTgattttcttttgggtgtgcaggTTTTCATAAGGCAGGAAATTGGAAGTTCAATCTGAGCTATATCCGATTACCAGACTGAACTTTCAaggagacgaagatggagagagtgataCTGCACTATATTATTCTTATGATGACAACTGTCTTCATAATAATATGGGTCATTGGAATAAAAGTTTGAAAGTATCTTACTCCAGCCAAAGCAAGATTTAGAAAAAACCAAATAAGGGGTCAAGCTAATGACCTAAAACAagtacttcttgggaggcaaaccaagttctttcttattttcatttaattttctagtttcttttctttcttcataaATAACCCAAATCCTTTAGATAAATTTTCTTGTTTATCTTCTTTTTATAGGATTCAATGTTGTGGAGGAATACTAATGCCAGATAGAGAGGTATCTTAAGCATATGAATGACTCATCCATTTatagctcatcacttggtaacttcacTTATTTCAAAACCTCCTCCATACTatatttcttattttcattgagATAATGAAATATTTAAGTCCGGGGGATGTATTAGGTTTAGATTAGTATTGTTTTGGGGGTTTAGATTAGTTTtttcatatttcttttattttttcgcataataaaatttttctagTTACACcatacatcacatcatgattatttGTTCCTCACTTCAAAATACTAGCATGCTTGTTCTAGATTTAATGTGGTTTATTGTTACTTATAGTGCtaatatgtttagtgatctatctttttttaTCCATGTTagtatgaagtgagcaatgtttttactgtAAAAGTTTAAGTACTGGCCTTATTTTAGGATCTCCCTATACTTAAACTTGCTCCTATGTGTTTTAATgactctgaaaatagtcatgattcatagaacttgattagtactagtgtttctgtggtgatttctcaaactacattttcattactagatgaggctcgaatcttgtcagctcatttgaaaaaaatcaaaatatctctaCATTTACATTCATGTGCATTTGTGTTCAGGTGTTGCACCTTGCAATCacttagagagaaaaaaaaatatgaaaaaatgaataagagataaaaaaaaaattagttatcatgagtggaaactagtgagttatccctttgagatcgagttaggttattggaaaaataactactatgtttatcttgatatcgagcacgacTTTGAGACCCTTAGTAGATTGAGAAAGATGAACCATgtgagtggcaagtaagtgcctatcgctgAGATCACAAGAAACACGGTCTTAAGACGACTTAACTAGGCTTATGAATTGAAACTTAATAAATTTAGGTTGCTATTGCACTGAGCATGGAGAACtattacttaggtcatactcaaataaattttgtatcttgctcactagTGAATTCATTTGATAGGACTAAACTAATTCGCTAGAGATTACGATGTACTATTTAACCACAAACATCTATTGCAGTGTTTTCTTGACGagaagcaaaggtttaagtttgagggtgtgatgtgtgtaggtTATATATGTTTTTAGGCAATGTTTGACCTAAAATCTCTGAATGACATGAACAAGTTCTTATCTATTCACATTGATCTCCTAATGATATAAATCGTCTCAAATATCAATTCCacctaatatatattttttcatagttAAATCAATTAGATGACTTTATAAATCAAATGACTTAGTGAAAAAAGTTATTGTTTGAAAATGTTAAGgtcattttgatattaaacaatCATTGATCCCAGTATATTGGGTGAAATTCATGTTTGAGTTCATTTATATCATCAAGAGATCAATACAAATATATaggaactagttttatgtcattacaAGATCTCTAGATTTATCTTTTGAATTTAAGACACatttatttgtattttaaaaattttaccaatTTACGATGAATCTATAAATTTGTCGCCAATTGGCGATGAATTTATAGATTCGTcacaaaagtttaattttttaaaatacaaataaataattaCGAAATCTGGAAGATAGACCTAGAGATCTTAGAATGACATAAAATAAATTTCACGATCTCCTAATGATATAAATCACCTCAAATATCAATTCCacccaatatatttttttctatagtttttataacatgaatgagtttgaaaaatatatttattattaaaataattactaatcttaatatattgggtgaaattaatatttgagatcATTTATGTTATTAGGAGATCGATAAGAACACAGAAAAATTGGTTTCATATTATTCTGAGCTCTTTAGGTCCATATACCAAATTTTGGAcacatttatttttattcttaatttttgTGCCAATTTACAATGAATCTATGGATTCATCGCCAATTTGCTACGAATCTAGGGTTTCGTTGTAGCATTGGTTGCATCATTTCTCATGCATCTACGACGAACTCTGTTTTGTAACAGAGTTTGTAAATATtgcaaaagattttaaattttgatgcTGATTGATAATGAAATTTGTGACAGAATATTTTTATTGCTATTTTGATGGGCAACAAATGTTGTATTTGTTGGTAAGTTATTATGCTTTATAGTAAATTCAATATGAGAGATGTGCTATGAAGAAAGAGAATTCCCCTCAGTATTCGGTGTTTTGTCTGACACATTTGTCGACTCATGTACAACATTAGGGATATGCTAAAACTTCATAGCCCAATTTTAAGATATAAATATACCAaaagtatttatttttaaatattaattttttatgaatattttAGATACATTTTGATGCTCACGCGAGCCTTTCTTCTATACACAAAGCATCGCGCGTATAATCTTATCTCAAATGAATAAATAGATATCCATACTTTCTATTCAAATTCTTATATGTCAAGGAAtcaattcttttaatttattttcatgtGTATGTGGAGTATGTGAGACTACCTTAACAATATTCTTTATGTGATGCAGGACGATCAATCTAATATgattctttaaatttaaaatgatcATAATTTTTAACTCGGGATTTGAATTAGACTCTGTTAGTGATCacgtatgtaaaattttatgatttattttattatagtGGAACTCATAACCGTTAAATTTCGAGTCTAAAAAGTAACGTTTAGGCCCTTTTTAGAGTTTCTGAGGATTttgttttttttgctatttttagtcattttcattttttatggtatttgggataatttaaatatttagtgtcatattttattaatttagatttctattaaaaaatttatttttatgaaaggatttcttttctttctataTAATATAGGAAATGACTTTtatatattaagattttttttcctttttttttttggcaaatcttctctttattttctccATGTTATGTTCTTCACTTATATTCTCCTCAATTCTACCTTCTCATCAGTAGTAGGATAATTACTGTCCTTCCCTCTAGTATTATGACATTATAAGcttattcaattaatttttaaaagaaataattaagattatTCAATTCaatttctaaataaaaaatagttgtttGAATAATATTACTTGGCAGATGATCTTAGAAAAAAGAGAACATGTATtagaaaatattaaatataataattaatttagaaacctATAGTTAATTTTATCTATTACAAACAACAAATCAACCTCTTTGtatttatcaaattaaacatATCACATATTTAATATCAGCAACAATAATTAAAGTTTTTTATAtaccaatttttttaaaaaataattttttaaaatataaataggcATTACCTACTCGATATAGATGGCTACGAGGAACACTTAGTTCTAATATTATTTGACGAATGTTGTAACTGCTTAAATCTAGTGATATTTTGCATTTAAAATATTTAGGgagtaaataaattaaatttaatttacaaaaatcATAATATAAACAATTTAATATCCTTACgtgctttaaaaaaattatcatcgTATATTTAATATTGTAAATGCATTTTATTGGAGCAAATAGTGATAATATTCATCTGAGATAGTTTAGTATATCGTCTAGTTAGGTATAGATAGATAAATTATAGAAAGTATTTTATCCTATCACAATGATTCTTTGTATGAAAAAATTAGACATCTAATAAGGTattttttattagttgaaaattgatcttaaaatttattaaaataaccacacgcatatatatatatcaagttTTATTATGTCAATCTGTCATttgcattatgttaattttttttctcgAGTCTAATGGTATTTTATGAATATAATATTTTCATGTTCAAACTATCTTAAGGAGGAGATATATCATAATAATCACTATCGAAGATTCTAATAAAAACAAGTGATCACATAAATATTTGAACGATTAACTTCTTTGCTCCTTCATGACAAAACAATAACTTAAATACTTGATTAATTAAATAGTTCTCACACAtttctcttaaaaaaaaaaaaccctcacACAGGCATCCCGACAATTATTAACAAATGGTTCTAATATTATAAATTCTTAAAAAGACATTTATGAAAAAGGTACcaacttaaataattaattaaatagctCTCCCACATGCGTCACACTAATGTTTAACAAATGATTATGATATCATATGCATAGAAAAaacatttagaaaaatatttcattaattaaAGTTAGGGCTCCAAAGGACTTCATTCCTGTAGAAGGAACAATTTCATTAATTAAAGTTAGGGCTTCAAAGGACTTCATTCCTGTAGAAGGAACAACCCATTTAATGTTTATTTATCATAATAAAGAAAGTGCTTATCTTCATCTCAAACATCTCTCACAGTTTATCTCTAGATTATATAAAGACAAGTAAATCACATGATAAATTTATAGCCGACCGTCAAATAGTTAACGAATGGGAGGAATTTTTTTTCCAAGAACATATATCGATAAAAAATGGATCTTTGTCTCATTATAGTAAATCTATAACCCTATAATCAACTGGACACCGTATagattatttaatatttatttatgtgAATATGGATCATGCATTATAACCATAGCCATTGATCATTTTTATTATGCCGTTTTCATTATAAATGTATCATTAACTCAATCCGGCCAGTTTATTATGTCATTTGCTGTGTCCAATCCGTCTAtatatgaaatataatattttttatatgggTAAATCGTCAAAGAATTTAACTtataaagcaattaattaattaattaaatagctCTTGCACCAGCTTTAAAAAATTTTCCACGTGCATTAAGTAAGCTTATAAATAGCAAGAGAAAGCTATGCATCAGCCACAAACCTCTTGATCAGTTGATCTTCCTAAGTTTCTAATTAAGATGGAGAAGCAATCAACCACCCCGGTTACTAGCAATGAAGATATAGTAATTcgtaaaacatcaaaatatcatcCGACTATTTGGGGCGATTATTTCATCCACCACACTTCTTCTCCTGCTCTCACAGAGGTATTTTATTTACTTCTCTCCACATTTAATCATTATTTCTCACTCAAATTTTTTCATTAATAAACACCTATTCATAAAATATATAATCGTCTTAAAGGAAATTGAAAAGCATTGAattatttgttttagttatttaaaGGTAATATATATAGTTGTTGAATTTCATGTTTCATGTTTCATGATGTAGGTGTCGGTTAGAGCGGAAGAGCTAAAGGAGCAAATAAAGAACTTGTTTCGAGAAACCAGTGACATATTGCAAATTATGAATTTGATTGATGCAATTCAGTTGCTCGGATTGGATTATCACTTTGAGAAAGAAATAGATGCGGCGCTGAGTTTAATTTCTAAGCATGATGCTAAGAACTATGAACTTTATGAAACTTCTCTATGGTTTCGATTACTTAGGCAACATGGTTTCTATGTGCCTCCAGGTAGTTAAcaatataaataaacaaaaattattacactatatgtatatatatatatatattatcctaATACAAGCTCATGAAAAAAAactaatcaaatagtttggtctATATTACAATGTACTATTTGATTTGTTGTGAGATAATTATTAGTATTTTCTCACTATTGTAGATGTTTTTAACAAGTTCAAGGATGAGGAAGGAAACTTCATGTCAACCTTGAATGAAGATGTGAAGGGATTATTAAGCTTATACAATGTAGCTTACCTTAGGATACACGGGGAGTATATACTTGATGAAGCCATATTGTTTACAAAGAATAAACTTGTGTCATTGTTGGACGAACTTAAACAGCCTTTAGTGATATTGGTGTCTCTTTTCCTTGAAACACCACTATGCCGGAGAAATAAACGGCTCTTGGCAAGAAAATATATCCCTATTTATCAAGAGGAGGAAAGGCGAAATGATGCAATATTAGAGTTTGCAAAGTTGGATTTTAATCTACTACAATCTCTTCATCAAGAGGAACTAAAGGAAATGTCAATGTAAGTACATTGAAGTTTCTTTTATAAAGAAATATTAGAGTACTTAAATCTTTTTACATGAATTAATTGTGTGAGTGCCAAAGAAGTTGAataaatgatttcaaactcacaTATTATAGTAATTCACATGATTTATTtgtctaaataaatattttattgtgGTTTAAACTAATTGCCTTATCTATCTTTTGAAGATGGTGGAATGATCTAGCACTTGCTAAATCACTAAACTTTGCCCGTGATCGAATTGTGGAATGTTATTATTGGATGCATACTGTGCACTTTGAGCCTCACTATTCTCGTGCAAGATTAATTTGTACCAAGGTTATTTCATTCTTGTCACTTTTGGATGACATATATGATAATTATAGCACACTGCAAGAGAGCCAATTATTAACTGAGGCAATTCAAAGGTACCTATTGTATTCATTACTTTGCTACATTTCTATTTTGCTTAATATCGCAATTAGTTGAGTAGTCTACATAGATGATAAAGAatcatagaaaaaataaattcaactCAAAATCAACAAAAAACTAAAagttataaaatgataaattactgatctaattataaaagaataattaaaaacataagaaaaggaaaaaaaaattatgagctAAATATTGTAAGTTATTATAACAAATAGCAAAATGCATTCTTGATAttcctttaaaataaaaaacaatgaaGACTACTTCTGATTAAAAAAACACATTAGCACCTACTTTATTTCTCAATTAAAGGAGATATGAACACATCTTCTGTCTTGTCAAAACAACTTTAAAATACCTGTAAGTCAACTAATATTTTGATCATTATCTAAAGTTTAGATATCAACAACAAACATGTAACAATATAACATTAAATAAGTATATAGTTATTATTTCTAATTTATTTCAAACTAATTTTGATATTCTTTATAAAGCTTTAAGATATCGTCACAATATAGTTAGTCAATTATGCAATGTTAAGTTTTCTCATTTCAGGTGGGAACCTCAAGCCATTGATGAAGTACCAGAATACTTAAAGGATTTCTATCTCAAGTTACTAAGGACTTTCAAGGAATTTGAAAATGAACTAGAAAGTGATGAGAAATACCGCATATCATTTCTCCAAGATGAGGTATATTTAAGTACATTGTAAAAATGATTAATGTCTCTTTTAACTTGTCAAATATAAACTGATTAAGTTTATCATTTCCTTTTATATAGATAAAAGCTTTATCAAGGTCTTACTTCATAGAAGCCAAATGGGGCATTGAAAAATATGTGCCCCCACTAGAGGAGCATCTAAGTAACTCACTAGTCACCGCTGCATATCGTTTCCTTATATGTGCATCTTATGTAGGCATGGATCAGGTGGCATAAAAGGAGATATTTGAGTGGGTTGCTAGCTTCCCCAAAATCATTAAAGCCAGCTCTATGATTGGTAGACTCATGGATGATGTAACTTCACATGAGGTGATTATTTCagataattaatttatttggtggatgttcatatatatatatatatatatatatgattttctTTTGGAATTTTGCAGCTTGAGCAACAAAGAGGACATGCAGCTTCAACTGTAGAATGTTATATGAAAGAGTTTACCACAGATAAAAAAGAGGCTTATAAGAATCTTATGGCGATGGTGGAGGATGCATGGAAGGATCACAACAAAGAATGCCTCAATCCAATACAAGTACCTCGACTTTTAATTGAAAAAATAGTAAACTTTTCAAGAGTAATAGAAGAATTTTACAAGTACATTGACACATACACCTATTCCAAAACTACAACGAAAGATAATGTCAATATATTGTTGGTTGAATCTGTTCTTATTTAAGAGCGTCACACCCTACAAATCCTAGCCAGTGACGATAATCAAAGGCCGGACCAATCACAATTTAAGGCCATTTAATCTACATTTGAATAAAGTGAAAATCGAGTTTGGATGATTTATAGTATGTTATTGAAGTACTGGAATGCCTTAAGTATAAGGCGTATATTGTAACATGCATGTAACAttgtattaaataaaataattaagtgCTTGATTATCATAGTCtataatcattttattttattgcaATCTAAAAATCAAGAATTATTTAGAGAGCTAGACTTAAATTTATGTAGTATTTATATATCGTTCAGTTGATATAATTTGTATATTTTGGTTTGGAAATGGAAGAGTTGagagtaaaaaaaaaagagaagttaTTTGTGACCAAATAACTTTGGAAAATGAtagaaattaaatctaattttattgaaTGACAATAAGGTATTTGGTTTTCTAAAATATCCTTCTTGATATCCATAGAAATCAATATAAAGCTCAATCATCATGCTCtaggttaatttttaaaattcacacGACTTAAGATATACCAATTTTTTAAGGTTTTTGGAATTTATCATCATGACTTTCAAAGTTATTCATCATTCATAAAATCTTTCTATATTAAATTCACAATCCAAATGCTTgaggttaatttttaaaattgattttgcatAATTAGAGATTAATTAATCTACAATTCTTGAGAAAGGCTTTGTCCTATTCAACATAAGCACAAGCCAATTTGTGCTCATAGTCCGTTAATTAATAAactaaatgtaaaaaataatttaagaaccAAGaactttataaataaaataaaattttaagaatttaagatttttaaaaaggattagattaatttgaccaaaatacatttaaattagctattattttaaaagttttaaaaggtaTTTTAGTCAAATTATAAAGCTTGTAATCATTTGAAAAGTGGGTTGATTTGTTTGGATTGTACTTATGACCATGTGTGCATGCTAGGCACGACCATGTGCCATGCTCAGTGCAACTAAAACATGGGAACTTATATTCCCGATTGTAGTTGGCACCTCAATTTTATTTTGATACTATGTGTAGGTTAATAAGCATGTAAGCCATGTCAATGAGGGTTCAGAATGTTAAGACACTTATAAACTAGAGGGGGCCAATAGCCTCGATTGCTTTTTTAAACTTGAGTTGTAGTGGAAACCTTGAAGTGAAGATTCACTAAAATGCTAACATTttcaatttacttggtatccactttctTGAAGTGACTAATCTAAGGGCTCATCTCTCTCACACAAATCttcattatgaaaatttctttccCGGAGGCGGAAAAGCCTCGTACAACCAgaaaatacaacaagaaatacaaacaatattacaaatgaaattgaaaatgactttacaatAATGAACCTTGctttatttgttattttcttgCTTTGGTTAGCCTCTTGATGCTTTGAAAGTgcaacgacacttattgacaaaaCCTTAAGAATAAATTGCTTGAAAACATCATGAAACCCCCTTGTCTAAGGTTTCTCTCAAgtctcccaattgattggtcttAGTCTCAGTCGATTGTCATGTAAGATCCAACCATTCAAACTTGTAGAATGACTCTTTTCGCCCAACCAATATattggtgagtcataccaatcgattacTGGCTTCTAATCGATTAAGTCAATCGATTCTGAAACCCTTGTTCTCTCGAAAAAGCACTACCAATCGATTAGTCTAATCGATTGACAAGGctgaatcgattaggctaatcaatTCAGTAGATTTCTATTTCCTTGCGAAACTCCTACCAATTGATTGTCTTAATCGATTTCAACACCTACTGTGCACTCGTGAAAACCTACCAATCAATTACtctaattgtcacgccccggaggagaccctgtccgaagaaattttggtagcatctcccctgtacggcggacaatctgaaactttctacatatccacatacctcagccacatgcggctggaataatagcagaaataaaatacaatcacagacattccacgcagtttatataacaagtaaacagaacaataatactctgactcgaaatcaaccctactcaactacactcgtaaagctcaaatccgatttttcctactccactacactcataaaacacaaatccaataaactcacctcttctgccgtccaggcaggcatgtagtaaaacatatcgaataaaaatccatcaacaaggacaatccatacaatatccaggtATCAAATAAAACCAAGTGAAAACATGGtcaaataagaagcaaaacaaaaccaaaagatccataagtcttcggggtcttcaggggaccagcaactagaactctctcctgacagcatcatcctgaaatataacaacaatggaggcggggtgagtccaacactcagcaggtacaattgatatgcaaagtaaggaaataacacatagcactaatcatgcgtacaatctcctgataaaataaaggtaaatgcaaaccgaagtaaaacaggagagaaactgtactaaccaggacctgggtatcaggacaaacagtctgagtgatatagaaatcctgtatgcatgtcaaacataggtatccaaacaatatgcagcatataaatgcagcaaacacaaacacaagcaataaatgcatcatgcatatgatgccaatgtcatggtcatccctgacgccagtcagccaactcacaacaaaagtgggaccgagtgggtagggctgtgacgaccgtgcactctgcatcactactcctgatgagtgaccgagaggacgggatgctgtcggagtacacacatactcctaccccaaatcataaatgggagagcacaatgctctcatctcccggttcacgatgacggggaggggtccctaacgtgctacacgctgcgtcacactacccatgagcggaccaacggagcaccggaagagccaaactgacgtgctaccacgctgcgtcacgctacccctgagcgtcaacaacggagcaccgaacagtgatgaaactggcgatgtgctcgataataatggagcaatctatcacacagcatgcaatcatgcgaatggtgcatgacactaagcatggtaatatactaaaccaatctatggacatataatgatgtgcactatagtgaacaaatcatatcaaagtacactgatcaaataaggtatcaaacctagatcctgaacatggtgaaacatggttatatcactacccctatgagcatgtgtaatcaggtacataacaacacgaaatgcaaaacaaacaatcaatcaagcaggtaacaagtaatcgggtagtgattaaccgtaacaaatgaggaacataattaacgcaacttgttaatttcatttctatgcatatcaaagacaataagtcaaaagtacccgcctccaataggaaagtccaatctggtccaaatacgacgtcgagatactcgtctcgcatcaaaggcctgtatcaccaatatatatatttttatttaactaccttcaaataaatttaaaatagccaaataaaatcctTCAAAccaatttagggaaaaacccttaTCACATAAGCATTATCCCACCTAAACAAAATCTAACGATACAATGGTTTAGTTACCAAATCTTCAATCCACCACTAGATCAAGAATCCACACTTAATTCCATTTACACATGATTAATCATCAacataatcaatcacctaattcaaacacataagcaattaggtatgtaccaattcctacctaaattaaatccaactctGAAACCTCAGCCGATGATCCACAGCCGGAGCAAAGTAATGTTGTTGTCCTCCACATCAAATGTTCCCTAACCAACACATTATATTTAAATTCCAATTTCCTTATAATAATCATAACCAGTTAATGATACCATTCTCCATCTATTATCTACAACAAAGAACAAATTATTTACACTTTACCTCAATTCATAGCCCTCCACACCCAATGATCTTAGCTGCTGAAATCCAAGAAAAAACCCACCGAACAACCCCTTCCAGCCGAAATCCTTCATTGAACAGAATAGGGGAAGATCAAGAATCCagcgacagtgctagggcacgggTGATGTCGGCGGTGGATCGGAAGAACCTGGTGGCAGCAAGCAGTGAATAGGGCACGGCTCGGAGagaagcaaaagaagaagaattggTCGAAGCAACTTACCCTCCGAGTCGGGAACACCCTCCACTCCGACGATCCTGGCTAGGGCACGAGTAGAAGAGCGGCttgggtttttttt contains:
- the LOC121994009 gene encoding alpha-humulene synthase-like, giving the protein MEKQSTTPVTSNEDIVIRKTSKYHPTIWGDYFIHHTSSPALTEVSVRAEELKEQIKNLFRETSDILQIMNLIDAIQLLGLDYHFEKEIDAALSLISKHDAKNYELYETSLWFRLLRQHGFYVPPDVFNKFKDEEGNFMSTLNEDVKGLLSLYNVAYLRIHGEYILDEAILFTKNKLVSLLDELKQPLVILVSLFLETPLCRRNKRLLARKYIPIYQEEERRNDAILEFAKLDFNLLQSLHQEELKEMSIWWNDLALAKSLNFARDRIVECYYWMHTVHFEPHYSRARLICTKVISFLSLLDDIYDNYSTLQESQLLTEAIQRWEPQAIDEVPEYLKDFYLKLLRTFKEFENELESDEKYRISFLQDEIKALSRSYFIEAKWGIEKYVPPLEEHLSNSLVTAAYRFLICASYVGMDQVA